A window of Aestuariirhabdus haliotis contains these coding sequences:
- the tsaA gene encoding tRNA (N6-threonylcarbamoyladenosine(37)-N6)-methyltransferase TrmO, translating to MSITSVTFEPIGIIHSCFRQKFGIPRQPGLVRAARGQLELLPPYNRREALTGLEGFSHLWIHFIFHQTMDEGWRPTIRPPRLGGKKRIGVFATRSTHRPNPLGMSVVRLENILEQDGRLLLEISGIDLLDQTPVVDIKPYLPYADIISDASGGFAPEPGAQTAVTFTEEALAICQQYEQQQGRQLQLLIQQILSQDPRPAYLNKNNERSFGMSLWDLNIRWRIETGGFVVYEVQQQEPCISP from the coding sequence GTGAGCATAACATCCGTCACCTTTGAGCCGATAGGCATCATCCACTCCTGCTTTCGACAGAAGTTTGGCATTCCCCGCCAACCTGGGCTGGTACGGGCCGCTAGAGGTCAGCTGGAACTGTTACCCCCATACAACCGACGTGAAGCACTGACAGGGCTGGAAGGTTTCAGCCATCTATGGATTCATTTCATTTTTCATCAAACCATGGATGAAGGATGGCGGCCTACCATCAGACCCCCTCGTCTTGGTGGCAAGAAGCGTATAGGCGTATTTGCCACACGCTCCACTCACCGACCGAACCCTCTGGGCATGTCAGTAGTACGTCTGGAAAACATTCTTGAACAAGATGGCCGACTGCTACTGGAGATATCCGGTATCGACCTTCTGGATCAGACCCCAGTGGTAGATATCAAGCCCTATCTCCCCTATGCCGATATTATCAGTGATGCCAGCGGAGGCTTCGCCCCCGAACCTGGCGCGCAAACTGCGGTAACCTTCACGGAGGAAGCGCTGGCTATTTGCCAACAATATGAGCAGCAACAGGGACGCCAGTTACAATTACTCATCCAGCAGATTCTGTCCCAGGATCCCAGGCCCGCTTATTTGAACAAAAACAACGAACGCAGTTTTGGTATGAGTCTATGGGATCTGAATATTCGCTGGCGAATTGAGACTGGGGGGTTCGTTGTTTACGAGGTACAGCAGCAGGAGCCATGTATTTCGCCGTAA
- a CDS encoding ATP-binding protein — MKIKAKIVIIVCAVILAAFITTALLVGLKSSDTARSQAYEIAEQTALGNSRVVQTLLQNGLYKAHMLRAAMLQIIESGHLDRQLANHMLISAFEDDLNISSVWAVWEPDVFDGRDLEYANTPGHDATGRFVPAWQLKTNLIVRMSTDHLLGSELYERIKRDREEVIYEPPRESQYAEGRLLVSLVVPIVEYDRFLGIVGIDLDSGALQSQVVRARIDEQGYAGLVSAQGVFFAHSAPRLVGESLTNDPVYQRAHQNLIEGKVYSEVVFSRQLQQDILKIYTPIDVGTGEASWSFVVGVPLQAVLASSRSLSHFTGIIGVATLILVILVLSLLIQPVVDPISEMATLLRELAKGKIRRPRPRELGGDEVDDMFQSYAQLIEANEEMSRVCVAIAEGHFNQRMVERSEDDVVARIINDMASRRQLIDMEMRSARLAAEQANRAKSQFLSSMSHELRTPLNGVLGYVQVLLRDQTANQSQRQALRGIENCGQHLLSLINDVLDISKIESGRLELEVGSTNLSKLLDSVSDIIRQRTQGKGLEFELDIAPDLPLSIATDEVKLRQILINLLGNAIKFTERGHVLLTVKELPEQQVLEFSVEDSGVGIPADKLNTIFEPFKQADAGHQNSGTGLGLAISQRLCELMGGELRVTSREGIGSCFSFTVPLREMDDQSQLQLLDERLQAPHLVKGQQIEVLIADDQETNRDILSRLLGEAGFETSQVTNGQEALDYLQHTKVPLVLMDIRMPVMSGTEAARRIRDDISCKDIKVIAVSASVFPDFVSRMSEYGFDDFIAKPFRASELFTKIQRHLGVEYDQQADQLDLNEPHSKELPRLSSELVEHIQQAADIGDIEALRAIELELARLGDSERHLASRLGDLLVEFDLAAIQQLVAELDASS, encoded by the coding sequence GTGAAGATAAAAGCCAAGATCGTGATTATTGTGTGCGCGGTTATTCTGGCAGCCTTTATTACCACGGCCCTTCTCGTAGGGCTTAAATCCAGCGACACTGCCCGTTCTCAAGCCTATGAAATAGCGGAGCAGACGGCTCTGGGCAATAGCCGGGTCGTACAAACCCTATTGCAGAATGGCCTTTACAAGGCGCATATGTTGCGCGCGGCTATGTTGCAGATTATCGAAAGCGGCCATCTGGATCGCCAGCTCGCCAATCATATGCTGATCAGTGCTTTTGAGGATGATCTCAATATCTCCTCCGTTTGGGCGGTCTGGGAGCCTGATGTCTTCGATGGGCGAGATCTGGAATACGCCAATACTCCGGGTCATGATGCCACGGGCCGCTTCGTGCCGGCCTGGCAGTTAAAAACCAATCTGATTGTGCGCATGTCCACTGACCATCTGTTGGGAAGTGAGCTTTACGAGCGGATCAAACGAGACCGGGAAGAAGTCATCTATGAGCCGCCAAGAGAGAGCCAATATGCTGAAGGGCGGTTGTTGGTCAGTTTGGTGGTTCCTATCGTGGAGTACGATCGCTTTCTGGGTATCGTCGGGATTGATCTCGATTCCGGCGCACTGCAAAGCCAGGTTGTCAGAGCTCGCATCGATGAGCAGGGGTATGCGGGACTGGTATCTGCCCAGGGTGTGTTTTTTGCTCACAGCGCACCTCGTTTGGTTGGAGAAAGCCTGACAAATGATCCGGTGTATCAGCGTGCGCATCAAAACCTGATAGAGGGTAAAGTCTACAGTGAAGTGGTCTTCTCCCGTCAGTTACAGCAGGATATTCTCAAGATATATACCCCCATCGATGTGGGTACCGGTGAAGCCAGTTGGAGCTTTGTGGTCGGAGTACCGTTGCAGGCGGTATTGGCCAGTTCACGCTCATTAAGCCATTTTACGGGCATTATCGGTGTGGCAACATTGATCCTGGTGATCCTGGTGCTGTCCCTGTTGATTCAGCCCGTCGTCGATCCAATCAGTGAAATGGCAACGTTGTTGCGTGAATTAGCGAAAGGCAAAATTCGCCGTCCGCGACCTCGTGAGTTGGGTGGCGACGAGGTGGATGATATGTTTCAGAGCTATGCCCAGTTAATCGAAGCCAACGAAGAGATGAGCCGGGTGTGTGTTGCTATTGCCGAAGGCCATTTTAACCAGCGAATGGTCGAGCGAAGCGAAGATGATGTCGTGGCTCGTATCATTAACGATATGGCCAGTCGCCGGCAGTTAATTGATATGGAAATGAGATCAGCCAGGTTAGCCGCCGAGCAGGCAAACCGAGCCAAGAGCCAGTTTCTGTCCAGTATGAGTCACGAGTTACGAACCCCGCTTAATGGCGTGCTGGGTTATGTTCAGGTGCTGCTTCGTGACCAGACAGCGAACCAGAGTCAACGCCAGGCTCTAAGAGGTATCGAGAATTGTGGGCAGCATCTGCTTAGCCTGATTAACGATGTTCTGGATATTTCAAAAATTGAAAGTGGTCGCCTGGAATTGGAAGTTGGCTCAACCAATTTGTCGAAACTGCTGGACAGTGTAAGCGATATTATTCGCCAGCGGACACAAGGCAAGGGTCTGGAATTTGAACTGGATATTGCACCGGACCTGCCTCTCAGTATCGCCACGGATGAAGTCAAATTGCGTCAAATATTGATTAATCTGTTGGGTAACGCGATTAAATTTACCGAGCGCGGTCATGTTTTGTTAACAGTCAAGGAACTACCCGAACAGCAGGTGCTTGAGTTTAGCGTAGAAGATTCTGGTGTCGGTATTCCAGCGGACAAACTCAACACTATTTTTGAACCCTTCAAGCAAGCCGATGCGGGTCATCAAAACTCGGGTACCGGTTTGGGATTGGCGATTAGCCAGCGTTTATGTGAATTGATGGGGGGAGAACTTAGAGTTACCAGCAGGGAAGGGATAGGAAGTTGTTTTAGTTTTACTGTTCCGCTACGTGAAATGGATGATCAATCCCAATTGCAGTTGCTTGATGAGCGTTTGCAAGCGCCTCATCTGGTCAAGGGTCAACAGATTGAAGTTCTGATTGCTGATGATCAGGAAACTAATCGCGATATATTGTCTCGTTTGTTGGGTGAAGCCGGTTTTGAAACCAGTCAGGTTACTAATGGTCAGGAAGCGTTGGACTACCTGCAGCATACAAAAGTACCGTTAGTGTTAATGGATATTCGTATGCCGGTTATGAGCGGTACAGAGGCGGCCCGTAGAATTCGTGATGATATCTCGTGTAAAGATATTAAAGTCATTGCCGTTTCTGCTTCCGTTTTCCCTGATTTTGTCAGTCGTATGTCGGAATACGGTTTCGATGACTTTATCGCTAAACCTTTTCGGGCCTCGGAACTGTTTACTAAAATTCAACGCCATTTAGGGGTTGAATATGACCAGCAAGCCGATCAACTAGACCTGAATGAGCCTCATTCTAAGGAACTTCCCAGATTGTCATCGGAACTGGTTGAACACATACAACAGGCTGCCGACATTGGTGATATCGAAGCGCTAAGAGCCATAGAGTTGGAACTTGCCAGATTAGGTGATTCCGAACGACACCTGGCTTCTCGGCTCGGTGACCTGCTGGTGGAGTTTGATCTGGCCGCTATCCAGCAGCTGGTTGCTGAATTGG
- a CDS encoding GNAT family N-acetyltransferase, protein MSLSAENPLVIEPYEASHLEELAAFRFRAWCDAGIDPRCFPEQQWSDPHDHLRLHWVVRDRGEIVAAASLGIHERLCEVDEAEVYIAAGIDTPGSSAQQGSKGPVGAPARVAVLSAYRRHGFASLLLDQQDLAMRDAGVHFAVRQSSPSMQRLLLPRGWIDHGPAPADPRFPEVDFHIMSWDLL, encoded by the coding sequence ATGAGTTTAAGTGCTGAAAATCCCTTGGTGATCGAGCCTTACGAGGCATCGCATCTGGAAGAATTAGCCGCATTTCGTTTTCGGGCCTGGTGCGATGCGGGCATCGACCCCAGGTGTTTTCCTGAGCAGCAGTGGAGTGACCCCCACGATCATCTGCGTTTGCACTGGGTAGTGCGTGATCGGGGAGAAATTGTTGCAGCGGCTTCGTTGGGTATTCACGAGCGTTTGTGTGAAGTTGATGAAGCCGAGGTTTATATAGCTGCGGGTATTGATACTCCAGGTTCGTCGGCACAACAGGGCAGTAAGGGACCTGTAGGGGCACCGGCACGTGTGGCGGTATTATCAGCCTATCGCAGGCACGGTTTTGCTTCCTTACTGCTTGATCAACAGGATTTAGCCATGCGAGATGCCGGGGTGCACTTTGCCGTACGTCAGTCTTCTCCCTCTATGCAGAGATTGCTGCTTCCCCGAGGCTGGATCGATCATGGCCCGGCGCCAGCCGATCCTCGCTTTCCCGAAGTCGATTTTCATATCATGAGTTGGGACCTTTTATGA
- a CDS encoding BKACE family enzyme produces the protein MDKVIVNAALTGMVPTRDDNPYIPLSCEEIVADAVRVVGAGASVLHLHIRYENGEPAYEGERFGQLFDAVRKACPGVIISGSTSGRTVTELEKRAEVLDASPDLGSLTMGSLNFPRQASINAPQTIVGLARKMRERGIVPEIELFDLGMVDYTRTLIERGELKGPFYANILLGSLGTLSSGGFNLAMMVNALPSGMIWSGAGIGRYQFEMNCLALAMGGHVRVGLEDNIWMDPLTKQDPASNVRLVERVVGVARSMGREPASCGEVRQLLQLPLVRAA, from the coding sequence ATGGATAAAGTGATAGTCAATGCGGCGCTGACTGGTATGGTGCCGACCAGAGATGACAATCCCTATATTCCCTTGAGCTGCGAAGAGATAGTCGCTGACGCCGTGCGAGTAGTTGGGGCGGGCGCTTCGGTATTGCACCTGCATATCCGTTACGAAAATGGTGAGCCGGCCTATGAAGGGGAGCGCTTTGGTCAACTATTCGATGCGGTAAGGAAAGCCTGCCCTGGGGTCATTATTAGCGGTTCGACCAGTGGTCGAACGGTGACTGAGTTGGAAAAACGAGCGGAAGTACTCGATGCCAGTCCAGACCTTGGATCCTTGACCATGGGGTCGCTTAATTTTCCCCGTCAGGCTTCAATAAATGCGCCTCAAACCATTGTCGGACTGGCTAGGAAAATGCGTGAACGGGGCATAGTACCGGAGATTGAACTGTTTGATTTGGGCATGGTTGATTATACCCGTACGTTGATTGAGCGAGGCGAGCTTAAAGGACCCTTTTACGCCAATATCCTCTTGGGTTCTCTTGGTACGCTGAGCAGTGGAGGCTTTAATCTTGCCATGATGGTTAATGCGTTGCCGTCAGGCATGATCTGGTCTGGCGCTGGTATCGGGCGATATCAGTTTGAAATGAACTGCCTGGCTTTGGCTATGGGAGGTCATGTCAGGGTAGGCCTGGAAGACAATATCTGGATGGACCCCTTAACCAAGCAAGACCCTGCCTCTAATGTTCGTTTGGTTGAGCGTGTTGTAGGCGTGGCCAGATCGATGGGGCGTGAACCTGCTTCCTGCGGTGAGGTACGCCAGTTGCTACAGCTGCCATTGGTCAGAGCCGCATGA